The following DNA comes from Castanea sativa cultivar Marrone di Chiusa Pesio chromosome 10, ASM4071231v1.
CCCTTCCTATTCTTTTCTCCTTTCCTTCTAAAGCATTGAAAGCTGAATCCTATTATCTTTTGCTTATGCTTGGGACCATTACCTATGTCCCTACtttaatcaaattaattgtCCTAATACTTATTGTCCAGCCAGTTGGCATGAACTTCATGCAACTtttctgttctttctttctgcCACAATGGAGAGAAGCCTTGAAACTCCTTGAGTCCAGATATCATATTCTCTCTGGTTCTTGCACTCGAACTCCACTATACCCCGCAGTTCAGTCTTCAATCCAAAGTAACGACGCTGCTCTCCCCCATCAAACAAGTGTCTTCCCGGCCATGCTGGCATGTCCTTGTACACTTCCATCACCACATCTATAATTCCAAAATCACTAGTTATAAAACTAGCTATTCTTGACTCCTTACTTATCAAATGGAGAATCTGTttgtattgaaaaaagaaaaagatggaaaaGACGATAAAGAAAGCAGtgatttttactctttttctttttggtgatgGTCCCTGCGACGTGTTTGCTCTTCATCTTTAGCATTACCTGCAGAAAGTGAGAGCAGAGTATAGTACTACTCACTGAGTGTTATCATTAgttgttttgacttttgattaAGAGAGCTAACCTGGCCTGTTCGATGAATATAAACAGATACAACCTTCCAATGAAGATCACCTGCAGAATTAAGTCAACATTAGCTTATGTCTAGGATTTAAAATTCAGTTTTTGAAGATTACCTTTGCGCGTGCGTTTAAGGAGCTCAGTTCCCTTAGCAAGAAAGTCTTGGCTACAGATGCCTAGATAATTCTCTCCAGGAGCAAGTTCTCCACTAGAGCTACTACTAGGATGACCACTATTAACTTTACCACAAATTCCAATTCCCATTCCTTTCTCCAGAGGTGTAACTGCTGCAATATTCCACACTTCCTTTAGAGCTCTTGCCTTCAAGGTAGCTGCCCCACGTAGAGCTGCATACAAAATAGAGTGTAAGAACAGGAGTGGCATTTTCTCCCATAATGCCATATCTATAGATTCAAttcaatgacaaaaacaaacaaaaaaaaaaaactagatgcTTTAGGTACGTGTCGAAGATGCTGATACTCAAGATAACAGCTCATGCATTATGAAAGTATTCTGTGATAACTAAGTTACAACCTAAAAGATATCACTCATCCTGTTTTAGAGTTGCTTAGTGTGTcctattttaaatgaaatagaaatGCATTAAATTTCCATCACTTAATAATTTGAACTCTCACTATGATGTAAAAGCAAGCTGCGtaaacaagccaatttcattgTCACTATGCTCCAAAATCAACTTCTTAAAAAACTATTACCTCCCATGAGTGCAAGGTGGTGAGTAAGGTCACACGTTTGTGGACAGATGAGTTAattgccaataaaaaaaatcctttaagaGAAACATTTAGGGTGCTAAATTATATTACATAAATATCATAAATTGAGATAGTATTTTTTTGTCTAGTCATGTATATCACAGCTGGTCACTTGTATAAATTTAGTACAAAGTGTAACAAGTGAATACCACACATTGTATTTGGcaacataataaatttttttttttttttttgatgcgACAACATAATAATTAaccacacatatatataattaaattatagcAAAACTTGTAGCACTTTAAGCATAGCTAATTTAGCTTATCACTAATCAAACCTTACCTGTAGCTGCTGCTGCATTAAGAGTAAGGATATCATCATAAGAACGCACATTGACAGCAGAGCTGACAACCGAAGCAAGGTGATCACGCTCAGCTCCCATGGCTTCTGCAGCCTCCACACATTGTGCAGCTACTAATGTTGCGGCTGATGCCACGGCCATGTCAGTCTTGGCCAACTGCTCATTCTTTGCTGAAGCTGAAGAGGCTGCTGTGGCTGCTGCAATGGCTGCTATGGCTGAAGCCACCGCAGAAACTGAAATGGCTGCATGGAGCTGAGCATTGTGGGCTCTggtttcctctttctttt
Coding sequences within:
- the LOC142612867 gene encoding VAN3-binding protein isoform X1, giving the protein MPPPLTLMEETLLPKHSRRASGPTPRGGTQLPESPRAPMEFLSRSWSASALEVSKAVAPPPALSSSTTSSSSCMASKSTSGASSCTTNSIPEDIAGEREELPQTNNSLSANQFSFASCATSQLVLERIMSQSVREEVSPLTSGRLSHSSEPLNGVGSLTGTDSPPVSPSEEFDDVVKFFRANNTIQPLFNGGRASAGNANGNPGGGAKTVGRWLKERKEKKKEETRAHNAQLHAAISVSAVASAIAAIAAATAASSASAKNEQLAKTDMAVASAATLVAAQCVEAAEAMGAERDHLASVVSSAVNVRSYDDILTLNAAAATALRGAATLKARALKEVWNIAAVTPLEKGMGIGICGKVNSGHPSSSSSGELAPGENYLGICSQDFLAKGTELLKRTRKGDLHWKVVSVYIHRTGQVMLKMKSKHVAGTITKKKKNVVMEVYKDMPAWPGRHLFDGGEQRRYFGLKTELRGIVEFECKNQREYDIWTQGVSRLLSIVAERKNRKVA
- the LOC142612867 gene encoding VAN3-binding protein isoform X2, with translation MPPPLTLMEETLLPKHSRRASGPTPRGGTQLPESPRAPMEFLSRSWSASALEVSKAVAPPPALSSSTTSSSSCMASKSTSGASSCTTNSIPEDIAGEREELPQTNNSLSANQFSFASCATSQLVLERIMSQSVREEVSPLTSGRLSHSSEPLNGVGSLTGTDSPPVSPSEEFDDVVKFFRANNTIQPLFNGGRASAGNANGNPGGGAKTVGRWLKERKEKKKEETRAHNAQLHAAISVSAVASAIAAIAAATAASSASAKNEQLAKTDMAVASAATLVAAQCVEAAEAMGAERDHLASVVSSAVNVRSYDDILTLNAAAATALRGAATLKARALKEVWNIAAVTPLEKGMGIGICGKVNSGHPSSSSSGELAPGENYLGICSQDFLAKGTELLKRTRKGDLHWKVVSVYIHRTGQYYTLLSLSAGNAKDEEQTRRRDHHQKEKECGDGSVQGHASMAGKTLV